The proteins below come from a single Chryseobacterium bernardetii genomic window:
- a CDS encoding LytR/AlgR family response regulator transcription factor, with the protein MKINKILIVEDERPNADRLKRLLLKLRPHIEILSVEDSITSAVNWLQNNVVPDIIMMDVRLADGLSFEIFNKHEIKSAVIFTTAYDEYAVQAFKYNSIDYLLKPIEEEELDAALKRYETFMEAVPVVGSAIEGLLNYIQPKDYRKRFLIAHRDGYKTVLAEDILYIYTELGISKAMLNTGVVENIPQTLEELEKQLDPKFFFRANRQFIIHIDSVKQIFNHFNGKLKLELRKQPEMEVIVSREKASVFKSWMDY; encoded by the coding sequence ATGAAGATTAATAAAATTTTAATAGTAGAAGATGAAAGACCTAATGCAGACCGTTTAAAAAGGCTTTTGCTAAAGCTCAGGCCTCATATTGAAATTCTTTCCGTAGAAGATTCAATAACGTCTGCCGTAAATTGGTTGCAAAATAATGTGGTTCCGGATATCATTATGATGGATGTTCGCCTGGCAGATGGATTAAGCTTTGAAATTTTTAATAAGCATGAAATTAAAAGCGCTGTAATTTTTACCACTGCATACGATGAATATGCAGTACAGGCCTTTAAATACAACAGTATAGACTATCTTTTAAAGCCAATAGAAGAAGAAGAACTGGATGCCGCTCTGAAGCGCTATGAGACCTTTATGGAAGCTGTTCCGGTTGTTGGCTCTGCTATTGAAGGATTACTTAACTATATTCAGCCTAAAGACTACAGAAAACGTTTCCTTATAGCCCATCGCGATGGATATAAAACTGTATTGGCAGAAGATATTTTATATATCTATACAGAACTGGGGATCAGTAAAGCGATGTTGAATACCGGAGTTGTGGAAAATATTCCCCAGACACTGGAAGAACTTGAAAAACAACTGGACCCGAAATTCTTCTTCCGTGCCAACAGACAGTTTATCATTCATATTGATTCTGTAAAGCAGATCTTCAATCACTTTAATGGAAAACTCAAGCTTGAACTGAGAAAACAGCCGGAAATGGAGGTTATTGTAAGCCGGGAAAAGGCTTCCGTATTCAAATCCTGGATGGATTATTAG